The genomic window cccaggtACAAGCTGTGCTGCAGTTGGGCTCTGAGGGCCCTGGGCCTCCAAGGCCACCCTTCAGAGATGAACTGATGGCCAGGGAAGGTGGGGGTGGAGTTGCAGTACCTGGTCACATAGATAAAGGGGTGTCACCTCTTTTGTGACCTtatagagggagaaaaggaagagaggaaagatttCTCTGgatgaaggaagaaacagagcCACAAAATGCCTCAGGGACAGACCTTCCCAAAACCACATGGACCTGGGGACTTAGAGAATAACCCTGGCAATGTCCTTGGGTCTGTGTCCATAACCTTGTGACTATGAAACCAGATTCCTTAAGTCCTGGCTCCATCACTTAACTTgcttttgtgaccttgggcaggttgctCCACCTTCAGTATCTCAGTTtacttgtctataaaatggggacaacaACAGGCTTAAGTGGGTTGATAGGTGCTTGGCTCTGTGCTTTACAGAGTGGGTGCTCAGTAAGTGTGAGCTGCCACTTCTATTACTATTAATCCAccaaaaagaattccagaaaggaTTGGCTGAAAGAGAAAGTTTCTTTCTGGATGTTTGACAACATAGCTTGTTTTATACAAGTTTCTAACACTGCGTCCAGCAGCCATGGAGAGGTCAGCTTaaataaaaattcatcaaaaatCTAGTAGCAGATTCCAAACGCAGCGCATTGTCCCAAGAGTAGCTTTCAGTAGGAAATGAGCAGCTCAGGAATGAAAGACAATAAGTACACTGGGCTTTGCATTACTTAGGCGAGAGGAGGAAGGTCTGTCCAAAGGCAAACAAGAGGAAGTAAAACAATgtgcaaagagaaaattaaacccAAATTGGAAACAGGCAGGTTTGAGCCATCCCAGCTCCTCCAGGTCCTTTCATGCAGTGGAAGGAGGGCAGGCCTTTCCCTGGACCCTTGTCAGGGCCCTTGCCCCTCATACCCTCTCTCTGTTCCCAGTTGGAACGCTGTCATCGTAGATGGGCACAGCGTGGAGGAACTGTGCAAGGCCTTCGGGCAGGTGAAGAACCAGCCAACAGCCATCATTGCCAAGACCTTCAAGGGCCGAGGCATCACAGGTCTGTACATGAGCCTTCCACCTCCTGCCCTACCCATGACTGTCCCTACAGCTGACTTTAGAGCTGGAGGTTTCGGGGGGTACCACTGAAGAGCCTGCCCCTTGCTTGCTCGGTGGAGTATACCCAGTCTGGggaaggaggtgcaggagactcGGTGGGCAGGGTGGCTGAGCTGAGATTTAGGACCCTGGTTGGGTGGCCTATGGGGGTCATATATAGGCGGGAGGACTTTGAGAGGCCTCTGGGTAAGGAGAAAGGACACTCCCTGGCTGGCATTCGCAGAGCGACCTTGGCAGCTCCAGCTGTCTGCCCTGAGCCGAAGGGCTGAGGCAGGGAGCCCCAGGAGAGCTTGGGGAGACCTAGATTCTCCCCTCAGAGGTGAGCAGGGTACCCCTCATGCAATGGAAAAGGGATTCCAGAGGCTTGTGCAGGTGGGTTGCCCAGGAGGGTCTGGAAGATAGTTCCTGAGCCAGGCCTGAGAGCTCTGCAGGTCCCTCCCTAGCACCCAACCATGGGTTCCAAACCCTTGTTTAGGGCTAGGATGGCCGTTGCCATTGTAAAGAAGGGACGATGGGGGCTAGAAGTGAGCAGGAACTTGACTACAGAGTCTGGCATTAAGAGAGCTAAGTGCAGACCCTGGGCTGGCTTCACTGTGCATTGTGTCCAGCTGGCCCCCTGCCCACCAGGGGTCACATCTCTCTCTGCCTGTGTGGACTTGTGGCAGTTGAGGACGTTTCACTGGAATCTGGGAGAGGTGTACAGCCCTCTGAGCCTCTGGGAGAGGCCTCTTGGATACTGTTGCAGCCTCAGTGCTGCTGACACTCACCCTTCAGGTGTTACCACTACAGCTCCTGGGGGTGGCCTGGGTCCTTGGCTCTCCCTGGGCTGTGGTGACATCTGAGGTGACTCAGAGGAGAGGGGTACTAAGCCTCACTGGCCCTCCCACACAGCAAGGCACCTTGGCAGGGGATGACTTTTGGCAGTGCTGACCCTGCCCTGATCCTCAGCTTCCCTCCCAACTTCTTCAACAAGAGTGTGATTTTTGCAGCAGACCCCACTCTCTGCAagcttggggtggggaggtgacACAGAGAACGGGTTGGGCCAGAATGCCAGCAATATTCGTCCACCCATGCATGCCCCCTCCCACTGGGAGCTCCTGGAGGCCTGGGCCGCCACTCAGTAGGGGCCTGCAGTTGAGCGCTGGTCATCACAGTCTTCTCCTTACCCTCACATGGAGGCTGGGCCCTCCATGCTCTTCCTGGTCCCCTGGGAGCTGTCCCCTTACCTGTCTGTCCTCTGACGTTGTACCTGTAGGGATAGAAGATAAGGAGTCTTGGCATGGGAAGCCCCTCCCCAAAAATATGGCCGATCAGATCATCCAGGAAATCTACGGTCAGATCCAGAGCAAGAAGAAGATCCTGGCGACCCCCCCACAGGAGGACGCCCCCTCAGTGGACATCACCAACATCCGAATGCCCACCCCGCCCAGCTACAAAGTTGGGGACAAGGTACCCAGTTGAGCCTCCAATTTTCTGGACTGACTAGGCTGGGGTGCAACAGTACTCATTTCCAAAGAGTGGGgccaggagagagaaaagagattaGTTCAAGGTGAGGAGGAACCCTGAGATATTGCTCCTTGCAGTTCTTTCATGGGGACAGCCAGCTCTGGAGTTATTTACTTCTCTGTGCCTATATTTTGTCCCTTTTCTCCCTGGTGGAAGCTGTGGCCCAGGGGCTGAGCAGGGCTCCAGGCCTCATGCCTCCTAAGGTGCTCAGCCTACCCACTCTTTCCTCCCCACAGATAGCTACCCGCAAGGCCTATGGACAGGCCCTGGCCAAGCTGGGCCATGCTAGTGACCGCATCATCGCCCTGGATGGGGACACCAAGAACTCCACCTTCTCAGAACTCTTCAAAAAGGAGCACCCGGACCGTTTCATTGAGTGTTACATTGCTGAGCAGAACATGGTAGGCAGAGCTGGGGTCTGTGGGGTGTGGGGGCAGGGCTGAAGCCCTCCCACTCCCTTGAGCAGCTATATCGGCACGCTGGTCCTTGACCCAGCGTGGACCCATGACCTCAAGggactggtgggggtggggtgatgtgacacccaggggctgggggagtggAAACAGGGGAGCTGAACAGGGGCTACTGCGCACCAGCCAGGCATTCTGGTGGGTGGGCTTTCTCTGGGGGTAAAGGGCTCTGCAGATGGAGGGCAGGCATAGCCAGGAGGCGGGTCGTTTTAGCAAAGGCGGCTGAACTCTTACACACAGGGCTCTGGCCCTTGCCACCCTGCGGGATACAGAGATGAGAGAGTTTGGTGGACCTCTACCATGTGCATGGTTGTATTCACAAGTCCATGTCAGGGAACTGTGGTTGTTAAATAAGGAACAATGTCTTGTCCAGTTTTTCAAAATATCCGCTCCTTTctgcagaggagcccagcagggccTGCAGGCCCCTAGGAGCTGGGAACTTCCGCCCCCTGGTGGCCACGTGGCTCTATTGCACCCAACATTCTTCCTCTTAATACCTTAACTGGAAGTTGTCTCTGGCTTCTGGCCTTGGCAGCTGGAAGATCCAGACTAAACTGGTGGGGTGTGgagagggtgggggctgggggggcccCAGGTGTGCTGGGGAAGGAGGGCTCATGTCAGCTGGTGGATTTCATAACTGTGGAGCTGGTGCCGATTTGGAACCGATGCCTGCACTCAGTGCTTCTAGGCCAGGATTTGGGCCTGGAGCTTCCAGAGCTTAGGGGTGCAAGGGCTTGTCTTTGGAGAGGCCTTGGGGCAACAGGAAGATAGTGGAGGGGAACTTGCACGGGCCTGGGAGGGATGAACCATCCATGCCCCAGCTGACTAGCTTGCTCTGTGAAAGGCTTTGCTTGCTGCTAAGAAAGTATTCCCCAGGAGagtgattttttaaagagaactttTGAAATGGTTATATCAGTTCAAAGGAGTCTGGAAACAGATGGAATCCCTAGGTGCACCGGATCACTTGCATGAAAGGAGAATTAACAGTTACTAGGATGACAAAACACTCCCCTCACAGGAGGTGGCCCTGAGAAGTCCTGGGCTTCCTGGCCACCTCTCCCGCGGCGCTGACGCCATCTGCTCTGACCCCAGGTGAGCATCGCCGTGGGCTGTGCCACACGTGACAGGACGGTGCCCTTCTGCAGCACCTTCGCAGCCTTCTTTACACGGGCCTTCGACCAGATTCGCATGGCAGCCATCTCCGAGAGCAACATCAACCTCTGTGGCTCACACTGCGGTGTGTCCATCGGTGAGTGGAGCTGGGGTGCTTACACCTGTGACGTCCTCAGACTTCGGAGCAGGGTGTGGGGCCAGGAGTGCATTACATGCATGGGGTCTTACATTGACATATCCTTTCCCACACCCTAGGAGAAGACGGGCCCTCCCAGATGGCCCTGGAAGATCTGGCCATGTTTCGTTCTATCCCCATGTCAACTGTCTTTTACCCAAGTGATGGCGTGGCTACGGAGAAGGCAGTAGAATTAGCAGCCAATACAAAGGTGGGTCTCGTGACTTCTTTGTTCGGCTGCAGCTAGTCCTTCCCTAGAGAGACAGGAGGGGAGGCCAGCATGCCAGCCCAGAGCTGCTCATTTGCTGCCCCAGAATGGGTATCTCCTGACTTTGCACTGGTGGTGTAGCTTGGAGGAGCTAGACTAGGAAAAATGGAATACACACCACCCTTCCTGCTATGTGGCAGACACTGCTAATTGATCACTGTGCTCTTTGCCCATTTGAGCATCCCAGCAGCTCCTGGGATACTCCAGTCCAGCTCCCTGCCTCCATTCCGGCAGTGGAGGCTTATCTGCCCGTCCTGACCAAGAGCCACCTGCTGTTGACCAGGCAGCCCCCACGTGGTTCTCGTTCCTCTGTCTGAGGACAGGGACCGAGGCACAGCACTTGGGTAGGGGCAGCCCTTCCTGGAAGACAGTCTACCTGATAGAGACTCTTCTCTCTGGGACTTGGGGCTGGCTCTCATTCAAGAGGAGTATTTGGAGAGGCACACGCTGCAGAGGAAAGACTCCTGCCCTTGAGATTAGATGTCCTACATCCTGAAATCCTTCGTTATTCTGTTTCATTCCAGGGTATCTGCTTCATCCGGACCAGCCGCCCAGAAAATGCCATCATCTACAACAACAAtgaagatttccaaatcggacaAGCCAAGGTCAGTTGCAGTTTATGTGCCAGAGAGACCCCGTAGAGTGAACCTGAGGTCGGGACCCACCCCAGGCCACCCGTTTCTGAGCCTCACTGGCCCCCATGTTGCCCCCAGGTAATCCTGAAGAACAAGGATGACCAGGTGACTGTGATTGGTGCTGGGGTGACCCTGCACGAGGCTTTGGCAGCTGCTGACCTGCTGAAGAGAGGTAAGGAATGTGGGACCTGCAGAGTCTTAGACGGGGCACTGACTGCAGACCAGGTCTTGGGGGTGAGGAAGAATCTCATCTAATTAAATGATGAGGATATTAATAAAAGCCAGACTTGGAGCCCTTATTGTGTGCCCAGCATGCTGACCAGATCAGAAGCCCTGGGGCCTGACCATAGGACTTGAATCTACTTAGCTGGCCTCTAAGTATGTTATTCAGTATCACTGTGCCTTACCTTCCCTCAGGGCAGACTCTTAGAATGTCCCTCTGGCTTCCTCTTTAGCTTGAAAAGCATCTTTGATGGAGTTTCCTGACAGTCCAAATGCCAACATCCTGCAGcccagggcaggaggggagagaaggggtgCTCATCTTCCTGGAGGCCAGTTGCTCCCAAATCAGGCCAGGCAGGCTCCCAGGTGGAGGGGTGGGTAGCTACGTGACAGGCTCCCTCCCAGGGCGCCCATCCAAGGCCCTAAAGGAGAGACCCACAGCACCCAGCTCCTTTGCCTAACCCCTCTTCTCCCCTCACAGAAAAGATCAACATTCGCGTGTTGGACCCTTTCACCATCAAGCCCCTGGATAAGAAGCTCATTCTTGACAGTGCCCGTGCCACCAAGGGCAGGATCCTCACTGTGGAGGACCACTACTGTGAAGGTGAGAGAGCTAGTGGCACACGGCTGGACATCCAGCCCCAGCAGGAGAGCTGCAGcccaggaagcccagagcagCTGGCACCTGGGTTCTTACTAGACCTCAGGCTTGGGTTGTGGACAAGTGAACTCAATGGCTGGAACGGCTCCTTAGATCCCTGCCCGATCCAGGAAACCTGCAAGGGTTCCAGCCTTGCTAAAAGCGCACGGTGGTTATGTCCCTGAAGTTCTTGAAAGTTAAGGCTGTTGTGGAGAATCAAGCTGGGAAAGCGACACAAATATCAGACttttatgagtgtgtgtgtttgcttagttgcttcagttgtgtccgactctgcgaacccatggaccatagcccaccagactcctctgttgatggggttctccaggcaggaatactggagtgggttgccatttcctccttcaggggatcttcccgtcctgacccaggtatcgaacctgggtcttctgcattgtaggcagattctttaccactgagccacctggagaagggaatggcaatccactccagtattcttgcctgaagaattcagtGGACAGctggagcctggccagctgcagtccctggggttgcaaagagttggacatgactgagtgactcacacacatcTGGGAAGCTTCTATTAGTTCTTCACAAAGCCATCCTCTACAAGCCATTCCTTCCCTGGGGAAGAGACAGGCTTAGACCCTGAAGTCAGGTGCATACGTTCATTGGTTGATGCCCAGAAAATGGTGTTAAAAGTGATTCAGAGGCCACATTTGGGCTTATGGGGAAGAAAAAGTGCTGTGATTGGTGACGTCTGGTCTGGTTACAGGCGTGGGGCAGGGTGGAGTATATGCCCTTCCCACATCCTTAGGAAAGGGAATAAACTCAGACTGATTTGGGGCTGGGGGGCAATGAGAGGTGATGTGCCCACCACTCACCCTGAGGCTGCATTCCCTTACTCATCTCCTTTCCTTTGTCCAGGTGGCATAGGTGAGGCAGTGGCCTCTGCAGTTGTGGGAGAGCCTGGCGTCACTGTTACCCGCCTGGCGGTCAGCCAGGTGCCAAGAAGCGGGAAACCAGCGGAGCTGCTGAAGATGTTTGGCATTGACAGGGATGCCATCGCGCAGGCCGTGCGGGGCCTGGTGACCAGGGCCTAGGGTGGGCATGGGGTATGGTGTGGGAGTGACTTCTACACATTCCTGAGATCCTGGCAAAGGTGCTCAAAAGATGTACTGAGAGGAgtcataaaatatatgttttgagAAAAATGAATTGGCTCCTGAAACGTTTCTTCTTGGATATGAATGCAGCCGGTGCTGGTTCAGAGGAAGAAGGCTAAGGGGAAGGTTGGGAGCCTGGTGCACTTGGTTCTGGACCACGACCTGGGGAGGCCCCTCATCTGCCCCCGACCGTCAGCGCTGTTGCTGCCTCTAAGGCACCACCTTCCAGTCCAGAGGCAGAAACCCTCACCCTCGACTGGCTTTACAATCTAAGCTCCATCAACCCCAGAGAAGCAGAGGGATATAGGCCAGCTTATCCTGGGGAAGAAGGTGCTTCTCAGGTTGGCATCAGAACTGCAAgaggcagaaaaaaacaaaaagctctcACCCAGCACCGCAGACCAGCTCTCCTCAGTTCCAAGTGTGCAGAACTCCCTTCAACTTGTGAAAATGCCTTTCCTGTGGGACCGGGGACTCTACTGTCCAGGAGCTTCTGCTCACACTTAGCTGTGCAGACCTGAGCTCCCAGGACCACCGCTGATTTCTCCCTTGCTccctgggctcagctgggctAGTCCTTGTTGCACTTAGTCATtctgtcatgcctgactcttcgcaacctttttgggctgtagctcactaggctactctgtccatggggtttttcaggcaagaatactggagtgggttgccatttcctcctccagggggtcttcccaacccagagattgaaccctcatctcctttgTTGCCTgctttgtaggtggattcttgatctgctgagccatcagggaagtccttgcttATAGCCAAATGTATAGAATCTTATTCTGACCTAGGACAAACTAATGCCAGGGAAAGAGGGCTGGGTACTCCCAGCCACTGGCGGAGTTCCCAGGAAATCCTTGAGTCTTCGGGGAGATGAGACATTCACAGGCATGTCCACTTGTCTGCCTAACACTCTGGACAATATGAATAAGTCACACCCACATTCAGCAAGCTGCTGCTCACAGGTACTCAGCCAGGTTTGGCTGGGCCAGGGGCTGTGTGCCTACCTCTGATACCAATTCCAGAGGGTGCCAGGAAGAGCAGGGGTGGAGAAGAGCCCTGGGCCAGGGCTTGTCTGCCTGCTGGTGCCAACTAGAGGTGACTAAACACTAGAAGCAGCAAAAGTCAGGGTGACTACCAGGGAGGCTGGCACCAGGCACCATAAGAAGCCCACACGGGTAAAGGGAGGAGGGGAACAGAcagccctctcttcctgcctgcccAATGGGGTGGGGGAAGAAGATAGTTCTCAGCCAGAACTCTGGATCCTGATGTAACCATGATGCCCCTTTTATTGAATATAAACCATAAGAGTAAGGAAATCCTTGGCAGTCTGCAGAACAGCTTGGGGACAGGGAGCTAGAGGGGTGGGTGCCACCTGGTGGTCATCCCTGGTATCGTGATGCTTGGAATGGCTCCTCAAGGTAGGGCTGAAAATGGGAGTGGGGCAGGGGTTGTCCCAGGACTGGGGGGAGCAGCCAGTTAGGAAGGGTGAGGAGTGGGGAGTGAAGGTGTCATGGCCTAACACCTGCAAGCCAGCGCTTTATGTGTACATATCTATGTAGCACTTGCAAGAGATTATCCCCATCTTTCAGAAGACAACTGAGACTTGAATGAGACACCTGTTACCCCAGCACAGTAAAGggtagagctgggattagaaGCTACGTCTCTCTGACTCCAGAAGCCCCGACATCTGCACCCTACTACCCCTCGGCCCCCCTAGAGAAGGGTCTTGGGTCCTCCTGCAGGACTATGACCATGGGGAatgtggagggaggagcctgaagCTCAGATTCTGTCATCTGTCAGCAAAGCCACCTGTGGTCCTTGGGGCCTAAGGCCCATGCAGAGAAGTTTCCAGAAGCAAACGatgagactttcctggtgatccagtggttaagaatcagcctgccaatgcaagggacacaggttcaatccctggcctgagaagatcccacctgcttcaGACCCACtcagcccatgggccacaactaccaaagcctgtgtgcctagagtgCATGCTCCGCAACAGGGGAAGACACcatagctagagaaagccctctcaGCCAAGAAGACCCtccacagccaaaataaaataaatatatatatatttttaagcagAAGGAGGGGAACAGAAATTCATCCACAGGTCACTGACCACCCCCTAACATACACCCAGGCCAAGGGTggtggaaacccagagcccccaTTCTTTACCCAGGTCtcactgcaaaaagaaaaaaaaaaaagagcaacatAGTTTCCAACACTGGCAATTGTTTGACCCCAGAAAAGGTCTTTCTGCCTCAGTCCTCAAAATACCAAGGGTCAGTTTATTAGTAAATAAGTCGTACACAGCCCATTTTTATGTTGCTTTCAGATCTTAACATGcaatttttttcacatattttcacGGGAGTAGGAGGCAGCCAATCAGAGTTTTAACAAAAACGTCCTATCTGTATGCGGCACCTTAAATTCAAGACGTTTGCACCTCTGCTCCCCCATGCCCAAAAGACTGAGAAAACCACCACCCAGTTCAGAACTGGGTGAGTAGCTTTTTGTTGCTCTTGTTTCATACCATTGctcactttctctttttataaatttaatttaatttatttatttggttgcaccaggtcttaactgaggcatgtggggtctagttccctgatcagggattgaactctggccccctgcactggcagcgtggattcttagccactggactgccagggaagtccctggatgagCAGGTCTATCCCCACAAGTGGTATCTGGAGACAAGCCAGGACCTCTACACCTGCACAAACCCAGATCCACTAGGCTAAGGATGAGGACGGTTGACGTTTAGACTCACCAGGAATTCCATTTTAGCTGATCCCGGGAACACAGACCTCAGCAACTAGCCTGTCTCTCCATCACCTCAGAGGTCCAAGTCACATCACTTTGTGGGAAGCTGGGGCCCATGTGGAGGAGGAGCCTGCACCCCCAGTGACAGGGTCAGGGAGGGGCTGACTCATGGACCAAGACCCTGGGTTGCAGCAATGGTTCCCAGTAGTCACACAGCACTGAGGCTTCAAGATGCATCCTGGGACAAACAGGAAGGTTTTGGGCAATTACTCACCCCCAATCCCTGCCACCCCGCCACCCCTGCCCATGGGCCTGGACAGAATTCTCTCCCAGTAACTCCAGGCCTCACTGACTttgcttactgtggctcagatgctcagtcatgtccaactctttgtgaccctgtggactgtagcccaccaggctcctctgtccatgggattctcctggcaagaatactggagtggggtatcctctgccaggggatcttccccacccagggattgaacccaggtctctcatttCTCCCAAACATGCCACCTTTTGCCTTCATCCTGCTCCAGACCTCCGTCATCTCTTTTTTCACAGAGCACAGTCAGTGAGGACGCCTTCTGAcctcagcccccgcccccagctcatTCTCTACATAGCAACTCAAGGAGAAGCTTCTAGAACCTGACACAAGCACTTACCAGTCAAGCACATTGCCTCCGTCATGACTCCCACTGGATGAAGACCAGCCTCTGGCTGAGCCCCTGAATGACCTCCTGCCCTGCTCCAGCCTCACTTCAAACCATCTCCCCCTGGCTCTCCGGCCCCAGCCGCAGCCCAGCTTCCGCCACTTCCGCCACGGGCTCTCCCacttcctcttctgcctccccGGCCGCGCACGCGCGTCCCCACCCCCGGCTGCGTCGCTGCTGGAACACTTAGTGGTGGGGAGAACACGAGGCAGTTTGACAATAGGAAGAAAAGGGAGAcccaagaggaggaagagaaagcttTGGGCCGGGGTCGGGAGTCAGAAAAGACTTCTGGGAGGAGACGGCACCTAAGCCAAGCCTTCCGGGGGCAGACCGGGGTTCTGACCAGAGCGTGAgttgtgggaggggcagggatgggggccAGGGCCTCTCAGGAGGATGGCGCAGCCTATTTGGGTGACAGCCCACACCTAGTGTGACTAGAGGGCACACGTTGTGGTGTGGGGATTCGGTAGGGGATGTGGGTAGGGGAAGAATGCACCCTTGAAGGCTGGCTTCACTAATGTAGATCTCGACTCTGCCTAAGAGGACTTCCAGTTTTACTTTCTCAGGAAGAGGaacttctttgtttccttttccaaccagtattttattaaatgctttcCATGGCCTGGGTCCTGTGCAAAGAATCCAAAGCTGGGCTGGCCCAAAACTGTGTCCTCCAGACCAGTGATTCCCCAAACTTGGCTAAGGAACAGAATGGGAGATTGCCACACAAATCAAGTCCTAGGCCCAGAAAATCACCTCTCTGTGACTTTCCTTAGCAAAGATAAGATAGACTGAAATTCTCATAAAAGGATCCCCTAAaccaagagaaagcaaaaagtaTAAGTGCATAGAGTAGTtgaaatacacttttttttctttatggccaCACCTCGTGGCTTGTGGCCtcttagcagtgaaagcatggagtcctaaaaccactggactgccagggaatcagTCCCTTGGAGTATAGCATAATTAGACTTTTCCACAGATTCCGAACCTCCCAAACCAAAAAGGTCATCTTTCTGTTCACACCCCCTTTTAcaaaagtcaatcctaaagtaaatcaaccctgaatatgcattggaaggactgatgctcaagcttcaatactttggccacctggtgtgaagagctgactcattttaaaagaccctgatgctgggaaagattgaaggcaggaggagaaggggacaacagaggatgaggtggttggatggcattaccaactcaatggacatgaatttgaacaaactccaggaggtggtgaaagacagggaagcctggtatattgcagtccacagggttgcagagacacaactgagtgactgaacaacagctgagAAATCTGCAAGCAAGCCCAAACAACAGTCATAATTTCCAAGTCCACTCACCCTCTTCCCTGCCACCTTTGGAGATAATCAAGATATTCTGGTGGTGAAAACTATGTTCCTCCACGTTGTTGCCTTACCATCCATTATCCGTGcattctctccccatctctcttccCTTCCATGCCCCTCCAGTTTCAAACATAGTAAAGTAACAGAAGGCTGGAGCATGAAGCAGGgggagaaattttatattttaagcatTTAGTATTTTAATCAGCAGTTGCCAGCAAATGACAGATAAGGTGCAGCTTTTCTtaagtaaatatttctaaattctcCTGCTTTGGGGGGTTACCTAGGAAATAGCCTTTCTTGGATCTCTGGTTGGGAGAAATCCCTCCTGGCCTCTTCTGTATTTCTTCCTTTCATAAAGCAATTATATCTATTACCTTCTCTCATGGTGATTTAATCTAAACTGTGAAATCCTTAAAACCAGGGTAATTTTCttgctcatttttttctctacataGCCAGTAGCATGCTGTGTTGTGTACAGGGCAGATGTCACATGAATGGCTGTCCACCAAAGTGAGTAAATGAGAAATGAGTAGCTGGGACTTCCCTtgcaatccagtggttaatacAGGAGGTCCAACGTAGGGGgtgttggtttgatccctagttgaggaactaaggtcccacatgccatgggatgtggctgaatttttttttttaataaataaatagaaatgaataGCAAAAGAGTACAAGTAACCTGAGAAAATTTCATTGAGGTAGTTGAGAAGGGTGCATGCAGATGCATTGCAAATTTCCTGTACTTCATTGTCTACAGAAATAGTTTTCCTGCCTTGGATCCACCCTTATAGCAATAGTGACATTTTTATAAAGCAGTGTTAAATCATGTGACCTCTGGAACTAAGATGGCCTCCATTTGCAATTCTAGAAAATAGTTCACCAAAACTTCATTACTATACCAGGTCATCCATACTGTTGTGCTTGGGATTCACTGAGCTTCTTGGATCTTGTTTTCATCAAGTTTAGAAATTTTTCTGCCATTATTTCTTCCAATATTTTTTCTGTACCATCCTCTCTTTATATTTCAGAGATTCCACTTAGATACACGTTAGATTGCTTGAAATTGTACCACGACTTACTGGTGCTATTaattccaccaccaccaccacccccacccatcTC from Capricornis sumatraensis isolate serow.1 chromosome 10, serow.2, whole genome shotgun sequence includes these protein-coding regions:
- the TKT gene encoding transketolase isoform X2, whose product is MEAYHKPDQQKLQALKDTANRLRISSIQATTAAGSGHPTSCCSAAEIMAVLFFHTMRYKALDPRNPHNDRFVLSKKQAFTDVATGSLGQGLGAACGMAYTGKYFDKASYRVYCMLGDGELSEGSVWEAMAFASIYKLDNLVAILDINRLGQSDPAPLQHQMDVYQKRCEAFGWNAVIVDGHSVEELCKAFGQVKNQPTAIIAKTFKGRGITGIEDKESWHGKPLPKNMADQIIQEIYGQIQSKKKILATPPQEDAPSVDITNIRMPTPPSYKVGDKIATRKAYGQALAKLGHASDRIIALDGDTKNSTFSELFKKEHPDRFIECYIAEQNMVSIAVGCATRDRTVPFCSTFAAFFTRAFDQIRMAAISESNINLCGSHCGVSIGEDGPSQMALEDLAMFRSIPMSTVFYPSDGVATEKAVELAANTKGICFIRTSRPENAIIYNNNEDFQIGQAKVILKNKDDQVTVIGAGVTLHEALAAADLLKREKINIRVLDPFTIKPLDKKLILDSARATKGRILTVEDHYCEGGIGEAVASAVVGEPGVTVTRLAVSQVPRSGKPAELLKMFGIDRDAIAQAVRGLVTRA